Part of the Stackebrandtia endophytica genome is shown below.
GGGGCGTGGAGCAGATGGAGTACGACCGGCGCACCTCCTCGCCGTCGGCACCGGTACGCCGCAGCGTCAGGTGTTGACCGGCGGAGAAGTCGAACGTCGTGGTCAGCTCCTCCGGGACGGCGAAACTGACCCGGACCGCCTCATCGGTCAACCGGTCCACCGAGGCGACCGTCAGCCGATGCCACTGCGGCCGCCGCCGCTTCGGCTTTGACAGCACCACGCTCACTATCCGATTCCCTTCTCGCGGTTGCCTTGCTGATTGTTGTGAATGGTCAGTGCGCTTTGACGTGCTCGAACGGTTCGCGACAGGACTCGCACCGCCACAGCGACGTGCACGCGGTGGGACCGAAGCGGCTCAGTTCACTGACCTGCGCCGATTCGCACCGGGGACATCGCGGCGACCGGTCGCCGAGCAACAGCGGCAGGTCCCGCCGGGAACCGGTCGGACCCGGCGGGGCGATACCGGAGTCGGCCAACTTCCGGCGCCCGCTCTCGGTGATCCAGTCGGTGGTCCAGGCGGGTGCGTACACCGTGGTGATGTCCACATCGGGGTAACCGGCGTCGCGGAAGGCGCGGGCGATGTCGGCGCGAATGGTGTCCATGGCGGGGCAGCCGGAGTACGTCGGGGTGATGGTGACCTTCGCGGTGCCACCGTCGACGACGGCGTCGCGCAATATCCCCAGGTCGGCGATGGTCACCACCGGCATCTCGGGGTCGGCGACGGTGGCGGCGATGTCGAAGGCGGTCACCATGTCGCCCCCGGGTGACTGCGATGCAGGTGCTGCATCTCGGCCAACAGGTAGCCCAGGTGTTCGGTGTGTACCCCCTCGCGGCCACCGGAGGGACGGAATCGACTGTCCTCATCGGCTGGTCGGCTCAAGGTCGCCTCGGACAACACCGGGTCGACGCGTGCCAGCCATGATGGACGAAGCTCGGGGTGCTGCTCGAACAGTTCGAAGCTGTAGGGCCACAGGTTGTCGACGGCCGATTGGGTTCGACGGTGCGACTCCTCGGTACCGGCACCCAATCGGAGCGTCCACACCGTGGCGTGATCGAGGTGGTACGCGACCTCTTTGACCGCTTTCGCCGCGATCGCGGCCACCGCGGCATCCTCGCCACCGGCCAGGCGCTCGTACAGTTCGACCTGGTACGCGGAGAAGAACAGCATCCGCGCGATCGTGACCGCGAAGTCGCCGCGCGGCAGTTCGACCAGTTGGGCGTTGCGGAACTCGCGCTCGTCACGCAGGTAGGCCAGGGCATCCTCGTCGCGGCCGTCGCCTTCGCGCTCACCGGCGAGGGTCAACAGCATCCGGGCCTGACCCAACAGGTCCAACGCGATGTTGGACAGCGCGATGTCCTCCTCCAGGTCGTGCGCACGGGAGGACCATTCCGACAGCCGATGCGATGCGATGAGGGCGTCGTCGGCGAGCCCCAGCAGGTACCGAACGTCGTGGCTCATATGTGTTCGGCCCCTTCGGGCATCTCGTAGAAGGTGGGGTGGCGGTAGATCTTGTCGGCGGCCGGGTCGAAGAACGCGTCCTTCTCCTGTGGACTGGAGGCGGTGATCTCGGCGGCGGGGACCACCCAGATGGAGACGCCCTCCTCGCGCCGGGTGTACAGGTCGCGTGCGTTGCGCAGCGCCAGTTGGGCGTCGGCGGCGTGCAGCGAGCCGACGTGGGTGTGGGACAGCCCCCGCCTCGGCCGCACGAACACCTCCCACAGTGGATTCTTAGTCACGCCATCGCCTCCTGCCGAGTGTCCTGTTTCGCCGCATAGGCCGCGGCCGCCTCGCTCACCCACGTCCCCGACTCGACCGCTTCCCGCCGGTTGGCCATCCGCTGCCGGTTACAGGGCCCGTCGCCCTTGATCACCTGCATCAGTTCGTCGTAGTCGGGTTGGGTGTAGTCGTAATGTCCGCGTTCCTCATTCCACTGCAGATTCTCATCGGGCAGGGTCAAGCCCAGAACCTCGGCCTGCTGGACCGTCATGTCCACGAACTTCTGCCGCAGTTCGTCGTTGGAGTAGCGCTTGATCTTCCACTCCATCGACTGCGCGGTGTGCTTGGAGTCGGCATCCGGTGGCCCGAACATCGCCAACGACGGGTACCACCACCGGTCGATCGCATCCTGGGCCATGGCGCGTTGCTTCTCGGTGCCTCGGGCGAGTACGTACAGGGATTGGAAGCCCTGTCGCTGATGGAAGGACTCCTCCTTGCACACCCGGATCATCGCGCGGGCATACGGGCCATAGGAGCAGCGGCACAGCGGCACCTGGTTGACGATCGCGGCGCCGTCGACCAACCAGCCGATCGCACCGACGTCGGCCCAGGTCACGGTCGGGTAGTTGAAGATCGACGAGTACTTCTGACGTCCGGACAGCAGTTGGGCGTACAGGTCCTCGCGATCGGCTCCCAGCGTCTCCGCCGCCGCGTACAGGTATAGGCCGTGTCCGGCCTCGTCCTGCACCTTGGCCAACAGGATCGCCTTACGCGCCAGCGACGGCGCGCGGGTGATCCAGTTGCCTTCGGGCTGCATGCCGATGATCTCGGAGTGGGCATGCTGGGCGATCTGCCGGATCAGCGTCTTGCGGTAGGCCTCCGGCATGGCGTCCCGTGGCTCGATCTTCTGGTCGGCGGCGATCACGGCGTCGAAGTACGCCTCGGCATCGGCGTCCGGTCGTCCGCGCCCGGCAGCCTCGATCAGCTGCCGTTCGGCCTCGGCGACCTGGTCGAGCAGGCTTTGAGCGCCCGGCTCCTCAGGCATGTCGTTTCCGTACACCCGACAAGTGTTACAGATTTCAGCCGCCCGATCAATCACATGTAATACACGTCCCGCGCCCACCTGCCGAAAATGCCCGCCCACCACCAGGTGAGCGGGCACTCAGATCAGCTGTCGACTACCAGGTGAGGGCGACCTGGCGACGGCGCAGAAGCACCACGCCGAGCACACCGGCGGCGGCGATCGCGGCTCCACCACTGATCCACCAACCCAGCGATGCTCCCGTGACCGGCAGCGTGCCGTCCACACCACCCGAGGCACCCGTGTTCAACGTGAGGGCCGCGAGGTTGTTGTCGAGATCGCCGTCCTGAGATATCGGCGTCGACTCCCAGACGAACGAGACCCCGTCGTCCTGCGGAGCGTCGGAATTGATCTTGACGGTGACATTTATCGTCACCTCCCCATCAGCAGGAACCGTCGGGAGCCCGCATGCGACATCCAGACCGTCGATTCCCGTCCACTCATGTGCCGAATCAGGAGCGTTGCCGCACCACGGTTCTCCCCACTCCCGTTCCGTGTAGACGAACTCGACACCGGTGGGCAACTTGAGATACAGAACGTTGCTCTGCCCGATGGTGGAGCCCCACGCGGTCGCGGGTCCGTTGTTTCGCACCGGCAGTGCCACCTCAACGGTCTCACCGGCGCCGCCGTCTATCCGGGTGTCCACGGGCTGAAGATCAAATGGATTGGCAACGGTGTTGATGCGTATGTTCTCCCAGCGCTGATCCGGCCGAGGCTGCCATTCTCCGGAATCGGAATCGGCGACCAGATTCAACAGGCGGCCCGATCCATCGGATATCTCGGCGAGACGCTCTCGCAATACCTCCGGTTCCTCAACCATCGCCGAATAGTTGCAGGTACCACAAGTGTCTACGGGGCCAGACGCCAGATCATCCACTTTCAATGTCAATGGGCTGTCCACGGCCAACCGATAAACGGTTCCGGGACTTCCGACGAATTCCGGCAGGATGCATATGAGGTTGTCGCCCTCATATCCGGGATCAGGTCCACAGTTGTCGTAATCTTCGAAGAAGGTCACGGTTGGCGAATAGTTGACGATTCGGATCTCGATCCCGGCGAAATCTCTTATTCCGTCGTGACGAAACCTGAGCGGTAGATCCACTGTCGCTCCCGGCTCAACGTCGTTGACCAGGATGTCTTCCGCGCGATAGCTGGCCGCCTCGATGTCGACGCCACCGCCACCGATTCCAATCATCCCCCCACGCATGAGAGCCTCAAGCTCGTATCTCGGGCGATCCCCGACCCGCGCGTGCTCGGTGACCCACATGACCAGGTCGACTTGGATCGTCTCTCCTGGAGTACGGTCCCCGAACTCGCACGTCACCACGGCGTCGTCAACGTTCGTGCACTGATCGTCTGTGGATGCGATGGCGAGCTTCCCACTACCCGAGACGTCGACGACGGCACCGATATCCGGCGCGATGTCGGCATCCGAGTCAAGCTCGATGTGCAGCTTTCCCACCGCACCGAGTTCTCGGTTTTCCTGGGCCGGGGAAAGCGTATCCAGGTCAAGAAGAGTGATGTAGGCACCGGTTACGGGTTGTCCCTCATCGGCCTGGGCTGGAGCCGCGGCAAGCGCCCCCAAGATCAGCCCCGAGGTGGCGGCCAGCGCCATGGTTGACGCAACATGGCGACCGCGCAATGAGAATCGCATGGGCAACTTTCGGAAGGTGAAATATGGTCACGCCGGTTCAGGCGAAAGCCTGATGTGATGTGACCACGCAGATCCGAAAGAACCGGTTGCAGTATCAACAGGTTTGTTATCGATCATTGATCGACAATCGGGTCAAACCGCGAAAAGCGCCGGGCCGTCGGTGGGGAGGGCCGGGACCTCTCCTCGACGGGCGGCCTTCTCGGCGAATACTCGCAGACCGGCGAGTTGGCGCTCGCCGAGTGAGAAGTCCAGGGAACGGAAGTAGCCGGCGAGGGTGGCGGCGTCGAAGGGCTCCCACCGTGAGGTCGCCTCGGCCACCACGTCCAACTCGTCCAAGCACAGTCGTACCGAACGCAGGAACGCCTCGTGCACCTCTTTCACCTGCCCGGGGTGAGCCTCGGCGAACTCCCGACGCACCGCCCACACCGCGAAGACCATCGGCATCCCGGTCCAGTCCCGCCAGCCGGCGCCGAGGTCGGTGACGGTCAGACCTCGTTTGGGGGCCTCGTACATCGCTCGCAGCGCGACGTCACCGATGACGACGGCGGCGTCGGCCTTCTCCAACATGCGCGGAACGTCGGGTTCGGCGCGGAAGAACTCACAGGTGAGACCGAGCCGCTCGGTGAGCAGCATCTGGGCGAGCAACACCCCGGTACGGGAGGAGGAGCCCAGCGCGATCCGGCCGCCGTCCAAATCGGCCAGTGGTCGTTCGTGGACCACGTTGACGCTCAACACCGGTCCGTCGCTACCGACCGCGACTCCGGGCAACAACAGCAGGTCGTCGGCGTGCCGCAGGTACTCGACGAGACTGATCGGCGCGATGTCGAGTTCGCCGGCGACCAACGCGTCGTTGAGCGCCACCGGGCTGGCCCTGGTCAATTCGACGTCCAGCAGCGCACCCGACCGCATCAGACCCCAGTAGATGGGGACGCAGTTCAGGTATTCGATGTGCCCGACCCGTGGGCGGCGGTGCGGTTGACTCATGCCAGGCACGTTACGCCTCGACGGGCCGCCGACGGCATGCGCCGATCCCAGTCGTGGGGTAGCCGACGTCGCAGGCGGTGAACCCGCACGGGAAGACTTCACGGGCCACACCCGACACATATCTACATCAACCGATTACTTAAAGTGATGTCGTGCCCTCCGATCTGCACGAAACCCTGATCCGACTGTTTCGAGACGCCCCGGATTTCGCGGCCACTCTGCTGTGTCGACAACCCGAGATACACGCCCGGGGCCTCAGCAATCCCACACTGATATCCGAGAACGCCTCGGTGTTGAAATACGCCGAACGACGCATCGACTCCGTCATCTCCTTCGACACCGTCGACGACCTCGGCCTGATAGGCGCGATCGAAGTCCAACTGGGTAAGAAGGAATCCAAACGCTTCAGCTGGCCGACATACCTGGCGCGGCTGCGTGAGGACACCAGGAAGCCGGTCGTTCTACTGGTGATCTGCGGGACCGATTCCGTCGCGAAGTGGGCCGGCGAGCCCATCCCGCTGGGGCCCGGGTCGGTGATCTCTCCGATAGCCGTCGGGCCCGCCGACATCCCGTGCATCACCGACCCCGACACGCCCGAGGCCAGCCCGGAGATGGCCGCACTGTCGGCGATCATCCATTCGAGGCGATCATGCGGGCTCGACGTGCTGAACGCCATGGACGTCGTCTTCTCTCGCATGTCCGATCAAGAACGCGCCGTCAACTACACTGAATACGTGCGCAGCCTGCTCTCCGGGTCGCGCCTGAAACATTTGGAGGCACTGTTGAGCACCGCGACGTTCCCGTACCACAATGCGTTCACTCAACGCTATGTCGACTCCGGCCGAGCCGAGGGCAAAGCCCAGGGCCGCGCGGAAGGCAAGGCCGAGGGCAAGGCCGAGGCCAAAGCCGAATCGATCCTCACCGTCCTCAACGCCCGAGGCATCGCCGTCTCGCAAACCGAACGCGACCGCATCACCGCCTGCACCGACCCGACACGGCTCGACACCTGGCTCACCAAAGCGGTCAAAGTCGACTCCACCACCGAACTCTTCAGCTGAGATTCCACACCGGACACAAACACCCGACGCGAAACCGGGGCCGCAGGCACACGCCTGCGGCCCCGTCGCCGGTCACAGGCGGGAACCACCGGTGGCGTCGATGGTCTGGCCGGTGGTCCAGCGCGCCTGCGGCGAGGCCAGATACGCGACGAGTTCGGCGATGTCGTCCGGTTGCCCGACGCGGTTGAACACCGACTCGCCCTCAGCCCAGTCGCGAACTCCCGGCTGATCCAACCAGTCCCCGGTCATGTCGGTCTGGGTGATACCCGGCATCACCGCGTTGATGGTGATACCGCGTGCGCCCAGCGTCGGGGCCAGTGCTAGGCCGAGGCCGTTGAGCGCGGACTTGGCCACCGCGTAGACCGGGTGGGTGGGTGCGGCAATGCGGGTCATCCCGGTGGAGATGTTGATGACGCGGCCGTGGTCACGCAGGTGCGGTTCCAGGTGTTGAAGCAGGAACAGCGGCGCGGTGAGGTTGAGGTCGACGACTTTGCGATAGGTGGTTTCGTCGATCTCCCCCAGCGACTGCGGATGCGTCACTCCGGCGTTGTTGACCAGGATGTCGAGGGCTCGTTCGCCGGTTCGCTCCTCGACGGCGTCGAGGAACCGGTCGGCAAGTCCGGTGGCGGTGGTGACCGGGTCATCGTCGAGGTTCGCCGCTATCGGGATCGCGGTGGCTCCGACGGCCTCAACCAGGCGAACGGTCTCCTTCACCGCCTGCTCGTCCGACCGGTAGTGCAGTCCGATCACGGAGACTTCGTTGCGAGCCAATGCGACGGAGATGGCTCGTCCGATTCCACGGCTACCTCCGGTGACCAGTGCGGTTCTCATTCGTGCACCCCTAATTATTTAGTGATTACTACAGAATTTGACTTGTATAGTAATCACTATGAAAAAAGCGGTTAGCCCCGGGCGGGGACGACCACGCGGCTTCGACACCGACCAGGTCTTGACCACCGCCATGACCGTCTTCTGGCGACACGGCTACGAGGGGGCGAGCCTTACCGCGCTTCAGGAGGCGACGGGACTCAACGCACCCAGCATCTACCACGCGTTCGGTTCCAAGGAGGGGCTGTATCGCGCCTGCCTCGACCAGTTCCTCGCCCGTATCGGCTCCGGCATCACCCGGCCATTGAACCGGGATCGCGCCGATCGGGAGGGACTGCTGGAAGCGCTTCGCACCGCAGCCGTGGAGTTCACCGTTCCCGGCAGGCCCGGTGGCTGCATGATCTCGACGGCGGCACTGACCCTCAGCCCGCAGGGGGAAGGCGTCGCCACCGAGCTGGCCGGTCGACGTGAGCAGGCACGACAGCTGTTCGCCGACTACTTTCACCGCGCTCGGGAGCAGGGACATCTGAGCGCCGAAGTGGATCCGAACGCCCTGGCGCGCTATATCGGCAGCATCATCCAAGGCATGTCGGTCCAGGCCATGGACGGCGCCAGTCGGTCCGAATTGGAGGATGTCATCGCTCTGGCGATGCGTGTGTGGCCGGACGACTGATGGCGTCCATTGTGCATGGCGCTCGATGATCCCACCCAATGGAATGAGTCGGCGCCCGATGCAAGGGCGGTAGCATCGGGCGCCGACGGTCTTCGGGGCGTCACACTCGGGTGAGTACTCGGCCGGATCCTGGGGAATCATCCGGTTCAGCGGTGTCTTCCGCAACCGGCACAACGGCATCACCGGGGGCGGCGGTGAAGCCGATGTGGGCGTCCGACCCTACCTCAGCGGTCGAGTCGTTCGCAGTCGCATTTTCGGTTGCGACGGTGTCGGCTTTGGACTTTTCGATGGCGACGGATCGGGCGGCGCGAAGCACCATCGGAAGGCAAACGAGCAACGAGATCAGGCCTCCGATTCCCAGCACCACGAAGATCTCGCGGGCACCGAAGTACTCCAGAGCCAGTCCACCGCCGACGAAACCGATCATGGTGGTTCCGTTCAGGATGGCCGATTCCTTGGCGATGGCGCGGCCCTGAAGTTCGATCGGGACTCGACGGGCGATGGCCACCGAAACGGCGCTGTTCTCACCGGCGTTAGCGGCACCGCCGACCAGGTACAGCGGGATCAGCAGCTCAACCGTGTAGATCAACCCACCCCCGGCGATCATGACCGTTGAGGAGATGGCGAGCATGCCGAACAGCAGGTAGGCGAGTTGACCGTCGTGTTTGGTCCGCTGGATCACCATGGCGGCGATCCAGGCGCCCACCGCCATGCCCGCCATCCAGGTGGCGTTGATCATGCCGTACATGCTTTCGCTGGCGCCGAAGGATTCCCGAATGAGGAAGACTTCGATGACGTTGGCCGCCGACAGGATGCCGATGACGGCGGCCAACCCGATCACCATGGCGGCGAGCAACCGATCGTCGCGCAGTCGCCATGCTCCGGCGACCGACTTCGGTTTCACCTCACCATTGATGACGATCTGTTCGCCACCGCGCCGGGAGCGGATCGCCATGGCGGACAGAGTTCTCAACAGGGACATTCCCACCGCGACCGCCAGTGCGGCGGTCACACCCAGTTCACCGACCAGGAATCCGGCCAACGCGGGGCCGGCCATCATGCCGACCAGTGATCCGGTCTGACCGACGGCGGCGGCCTTGGCCAGGTCGTCCTTCGTCGCCATGACCGGCAGGAGCGCGCCCATGACCGGCTGGACGAGCGCGGTCCCACACGCCGCCAACATCGACAGTGCCAGCAGCGCGACCAGTCCTTCGGCGAAGATCAACCCGAGAGTCGCCACCGCCTGAAGCAGCCCGCTGATCAAGATCAACAGTCGGCTGTCGTAGCGGTCGGCCAACCGACCGGTGATCGGGGACAGCACGACCAGCGGGAGGGTCGAACTGAGGATCAGGGCCGACACCGCCAGCCCACCCAGGCCCGAGCTCTGCAACATCAGCAGCAGCGTGACGGAAACGGTGAACATGGCCGCGCCGGCGAGGAAGCGGCTGGTGGCCGAGATGTAGACATCGGACCATCGAGTCTGGGGTGCGAAAGACATGTTTCGAAACTAGCCTTTCACATCTTGGATGTCAAACAGTTATTTCATATCTCGCCGAAAATTTTTTATCCCCGGTCACACCTCCGGGAACATTCTGGTCTGAATCGCCACTTTCCGGGCGCCCTCGGGAATCTCACCGCGTTCCTTGCGTCCGGAGAACGGTTCGAGGGCCTCGGCGACCTTCCGTTGAAACTCCCGCAGTTCCTCGGGAGTCAGGTACACGCTCGTCTGACCGAACAGCAACGCCTCGTACCACTCACGCGGCTCGTCCGCGGCCACGTCGAGGTAACGACGCAACTTGATGTCCGCGGCAGCCTGAAACGCCTCGACCATCGCGCGGCCGGTCAACTTCACACTCGCCGGGGCGTCGTACTCGACACCCACCGAAAGATCCTTGATCTTACGACGCCACAACCGTTCCCGCCCGTCACCTCGGCCCTCGGCCTCCTCCACCAGACCGACCTTCGCCAGAGTCCGCAGGTGATAGCTCATCGCCGAGGGCGACAGACCCACCACCTTCGCGCACTCGGTCGCGGTCGCCTCATCGGCGCCGTCCAGATAGTCGAGAACCGCTGTGCGGGCCGGATGCGCCAACGCCCGGATCACCTCCGGGTCAGAAAGTCTCGTCCGTTTGTTCTCATCCGTAGTCATACCGTTAGGAAAACACGTCGACGCCGACCGTGGCTACCCGAGTATGCTCTTTCGTCCGTGCCGTCTCATCGCCACGATCGACAAGCAGGATGAGACCTACCTGGGCACGGCCCGTCCAGCCGGGCGATTCCGGACGTGATCCCACGGCCGGGCCAGCGGCAGTGGGTGTTCCTGCTCGCGAATAGGCAGACAATGACCGAAACCACGATCGACGCCGCGCTGCGCGTCGAACAAGACCACCTGGTGGCATCCCGCATCGCCCTGGGGCACATGCGAGAACGCACCGCCGCCATCACCGACAACGCCGGAGACGAACTGACCGCCTGGGCGCTGGGACGCGCCAAGGCCCTGCGACTGGCCGACCTCGCCGACCGACCGGACACCCCGCTGTTCTTCGGGCGGCTGCACCTGACCGACGAAGATTTCCACATCGGACGCCGCCACGTGGTGGATCAGTCGGGAAACCCGATGGTGCTGGACTGGCGAGCTCCGATCTCGCGATCGTTCTATCAGGCATCGGTACGCCAACCGATGGGCGTGACCAGGCGCCGCCGATTCGGGTTCGACGGCGGCGCCCTGACCAGCTTCGAGGACGAGAAACTCGACGCCGGTGACGAGCTGGGCGAATCCTCCGAGATCCTCGCCCGAGAGATCGAACGCCCCCGTGTCGGGCCGATGCGTGACATCGTCGCGACGATCCAACCGGAGCAGGACGACCTGGTCCGAAGCCCACTGGACACCACGATCTGCGTACAGGGCGCGCCCGGCACCGGAAAGACCGCCGTCGGTCTGCACCGGGCGGCCTACCTGCTCTACGCCTACCGGGAACAGTTGCGGCGCAACGGTGTCCTCATCGTCGGCCCCAACGAATCGTTCATGTCCTACATCCAGAACGTCCTGCCGACCCTGGGCGAGGTCGACGTGACCCAACTGACGGTCCACGACCTGGTCGACACGATTCCCATCAGAGGCGTCGACGCCCCCGAAACCGCGGCCCTCAAACACGACGAGCGGATGGCCCGGGTCCTGCACCGCGCGGTGTGGAGCCACGTGACCATGCCCGCCGAATCGCTCATGATCCCCGACGGCGGTTGGCGGTGGCGTCTCGGCGAGGAGTACCTGCACCGGGCCGTCGCCGAAGCGCAGGCCGAGAACCTCCCCTATCTCACCGGACGCGAACGGGTGCGCGCCCAGATCGTGGCCGGAGTTCGCCGCCAAGCCGAGATCCGAAGCGGCGAGTCGCCCAGCGAGGCTTGGGGCCGCAAACTCGGGCGGTCCAAGCTCGTCACGACGTTCCTGGACCGGTACTGGCCGGCTCTCAACCCGAAGAAACTGGTGACCAGGCTCTTCACCGACGACGTGTTTCGTGCCGAGGCGTGTGAGGGTGTCTTGACGGACGAGGAGCGGGACCTACTGGCCTCCCGCACCAGGCAGCCCCGCCTCACCGAGGCCGACACCTTCCTCATCGACGAGGTTGAGGGTCTGTTGGAGCGCCCCACCGGATTCGGCCACGTCGTCATCGACGAGGCACAGGATCTGTCGGCCATGCAATGCCGCGCGATCGCGCGGCGCAGTCAACACGGTTCGCTCACGGTGCTGGGCGACCTGGCGCAGGGCACCTCGCCGTGGACGGCGACGGCCTGGCAGCACTCACTGTCCCATTTGGGCAAGCCTGATGGTGAAGTCGTCGCCTTGACCACCGGTTTCCGGGTTCCCGCCGACGTCATCGCGCTGGCCAACCGCCTGCTCCCCCAGCTGAACGTCGACGTACCGGCCGCCCGGTCGCTGCGAACCGACGGCCTACTGGAACTGCTGCCGACCACCGATCTGTTGGGGACCATCGCCGAGACAGTCGCCTCGGCGCGGCGCTTCGAGGGGTCGATCGCGGTGATCGCCGCCGACTCCGAGGCCGACATGCTGCGGGAACACCTCGGTGAGGATG
Proteins encoded:
- a CDS encoding ArsR/SmtB family transcription factor gives rise to the protein MTTDENKRTRLSDPEVIRALAHPARTAVLDYLDGADEATATECAKVVGLSPSAMSYHLRTLAKVGLVEEAEGRGDGRERLWRRKIKDLSVGVEYDAPASVKLTGRAMVEAFQAAADIKLRRYLDVAADEPREWYEALLFGQTSVYLTPEELREFQRKVAEALEPFSGRKERGEIPEGARKVAIQTRMFPEV
- a CDS encoding MFS transporter; the protein is MSFAPQTRWSDVYISATSRFLAGAAMFTVSVTLLLMLQSSGLGGLAVSALILSSTLPLVVLSPITGRLADRYDSRLLILISGLLQAVATLGLIFAEGLVALLALSMLAACGTALVQPVMGALLPVMATKDDLAKAAAVGQTGSLVGMMAGPALAGFLVGELGVTAALAVAVGMSLLRTLSAMAIRSRRGGEQIVINGEVKPKSVAGAWRLRDDRLLAAMVIGLAAVIGILSAANVIEVFLIRESFGASESMYGMINATWMAGMAVGAWIAAMVIQRTKHDGQLAYLLFGMLAISSTVMIAGGGLIYTVELLIPLYLVGGAANAGENSAVSVAIARRVPIELQGRAIAKESAILNGTTMIGFVGGGLALEYFGAREIFVVLGIGGLISLLVCLPMVLRAARSVAIEKSKADTVATENATANDSTAEVGSDAHIGFTAAPGDAVVPVAEDTAEPDDSPGSGRVLTRV
- a CDS encoding DUF11 domain-containing protein, coding for MALAATSGLILGALAAAPAQADEGQPVTGAYITLLDLDTLSPAQENRELGAVGKLHIELDSDADIAPDIGAVVDVSGSGKLAIASTDDQCTNVDDAVVTCEFGDRTPGETIQVDLVMWVTEHARVGDRPRYELEALMRGGMIGIGGGGVDIEAASYRAEDILVNDVEPGATVDLPLRFRHDGIRDFAGIEIRIVNYSPTVTFFEDYDNCGPDPGYEGDNLICILPEFVGSPGTVYRLAVDSPLTLKVDDLASGPVDTCGTCNYSAMVEEPEVLRERLAEISDGSGRLLNLVADSDSGEWQPRPDQRWENIRINTVANPFDLQPVDTRIDGGAGETVEVALPVRNNGPATAWGSTIGQSNVLYLKLPTGVEFVYTEREWGEPWCGNAPDSAHEWTGIDGLDVACGLPTVPADGEVTINVTVKINSDAPQDDGVSFVWESTPISQDGDLDNNLAALTLNTGASGGVDGTLPVTGASLGWWISGGAAIAAAGVLGVVLLRRRQVALTW
- the paaB gene encoding 1,2-phenylacetyl-CoA epoxidase subunit PaaB, giving the protein MTKNPLWEVFVRPRRGLSHTHVGSLHAADAQLALRNARDLYTRREEGVSIWVVPAAEITASSPQEKDAFFDPAADKIYRHPTFYEMPEGAEHI
- the paaA gene encoding 1,2-phenylacetyl-CoA epoxidase subunit PaaA, which produces MYGNDMPEEPGAQSLLDQVAEAERQLIEAAGRGRPDADAEAYFDAVIAADQKIEPRDAMPEAYRKTLIRQIAQHAHSEIIGMQPEGNWITRAPSLARKAILLAKVQDEAGHGLYLYAAAETLGADREDLYAQLLSGRQKYSSIFNYPTVTWADVGAIGWLVDGAAIVNQVPLCRCSYGPYARAMIRVCKEESFHQRQGFQSLYVLARGTEKQRAMAQDAIDRWWYPSLAMFGPPDADSKHTAQSMEWKIKRYSNDELRQKFVDMTVQQAEVLGLTLPDENLQWNEERGHYDYTQPDYDELMQVIKGDGPCNRQRMANRREAVESGTWVSEAAAAYAAKQDTRQEAMA
- a CDS encoding TetR/AcrR family transcriptional regulator, with translation MKKAVSPGRGRPRGFDTDQVLTTAMTVFWRHGYEGASLTALQEATGLNAPSIYHAFGSKEGLYRACLDQFLARIGSGITRPLNRDRADREGLLEALRTAAVEFTVPGRPGGCMISTAALTLSPQGEGVATELAGRREQARQLFADYFHRAREQGHLSAEVDPNALARYIGSIIQGMSVQAMDGASRSELEDVIALAMRVWPDD
- the paaC gene encoding 1,2-phenylacetyl-CoA epoxidase subunit PaaC; protein product: MSHDVRYLLGLADDALIASHRLSEWSSRAHDLEEDIALSNIALDLLGQARMLLTLAGEREGDGRDEDALAYLRDEREFRNAQLVELPRGDFAVTIARMLFFSAYQVELYERLAGGEDAAVAAIAAKAVKEVAYHLDHATVWTLRLGAGTEESHRRTQSAVDNLWPYSFELFEQHPELRPSWLARVDPVLSEATLSRPADEDSRFRPSGGREGVHTEHLGYLLAEMQHLHRSHPGATW
- the paaD gene encoding 1,2-phenylacetyl-CoA epoxidase subunit PaaD, which produces MVTAFDIAATVADPEMPVVTIADLGILRDAVVDGGTAKVTITPTYSGCPAMDTIRADIARAFRDAGYPDVDITTVYAPAWTTDWITESGRRKLADSGIAPPGPTGSRRDLPLLLGDRSPRCPRCESAQVSELSRFGPTACTSLWRCESCREPFEHVKAH
- a CDS encoding SDR family NAD(P)-dependent oxidoreductase gives rise to the protein MRTALVTGGSRGIGRAISVALARNEVSVIGLHYRSDEQAVKETVRLVEAVGATAIPIAANLDDDPVTTATGLADRFLDAVEERTGERALDILVNNAGVTHPQSLGEIDETTYRKVVDLNLTAPLFLLQHLEPHLRDHGRVINISTGMTRIAAPTHPVYAVAKSALNGLGLALAPTLGARGITINAVMPGITQTDMTGDWLDQPGVRDWAEGESVFNRVGQPDDIAELVAYLASPQARWTTGQTIDATGGSRL
- a CDS encoding menaquinone biosynthetic enzyme MqnA/MqnD family protein → MSQPHRRPRVGHIEYLNCVPIYWGLMRSGALLDVELTRASPVALNDALVAGELDIAPISLVEYLRHADDLLLLPGVAVGSDGPVLSVNVVHERPLADLDGGRIALGSSSRTGVLLAQMLLTERLGLTCEFFRAEPDVPRMLEKADAAVVIGDVALRAMYEAPKRGLTVTDLGAGWRDWTGMPMVFAVWAVRREFAEAHPGQVKEVHEAFLRSVRLCLDELDVVAEATSRWEPFDAATLAGYFRSLDFSLGERQLAGLRVFAEKAARRGEVPALPTDGPALFAV